The following is a genomic window from Immundisolibacter sp..
GCCTTGGTGGAATCGAACGGCGGGATGTAGAACACGTTCGGCTCGGTTCCGAACTCCGGGTGCAGTGGCCTGGCCACTTTGTGCACGTAAATGAGCTTGTACAGGTCGCTGTCTTCCTCGTCCAGATAGCCGAAGATGCGCGTGCGGCCGGGGCACTGGCGATCGCAGGCCGGGGCGATGCCTTGCTCGACCCGCGGGTAGCACATGACGCATTTTTCGGATTTCTGCGACACCGGGTTGAAGTAAATGGCCTTGTAGGGGCAGGCCTCAACGCACAGCCGGTCGTCGTTGCAGCGCTCCTGGTCGAGTACCACGATGCCGTCTTCCTCGCGCTTGTACAGGGCGTTATGGGTACAGGCCTTCAGGCACGGCGCGTCGTCGCAGTGATAGCACTTGCGCGGCAGATAGAAGTAATAGCCGTTGGGCCAGTCGCCGCCGCCTTCGTCCTCGTCCCAGTTGTAGCCCCACTTCGGGTCTTCGCCGGACAGCGCGGCGCTGGGCTTCAGGTGCGTCTTGTTGCCCTTGCCGCCGTAGTAGACATCGGCATGGTTGAACTTGAAGTTGTCGCCGACGTCGCTGAAGGTGGTCAGCTT
Proteins encoded in this region:
- a CDS encoding 4Fe-4S dicluster domain-containing protein gives rise to the protein MAFAKRGASKEELLRHTRQVGNIIDLNKCMGCQTCTVACKSLWTTREGTEHMRWMNVTTYPGAGYPRDYEQMGGGYAADTEKTPTPGKLTTFSDVGDNFKFNHADVYYGGKGNKTHLKPSAALSGEDPKWGYNWDEDEGGGDWPNGYYFYLPRKCYHCDDAPCLKACTHNALYKREEDGIVVLDQERCNDDRLCVEACPYKAIYFNPVSQKSEKCVMCYPRVEQGIAPACDRQCPGRTRIFGYLDEEDSDLYKLIYVHKVARPLHPEFGTEPNVFYIPPFDSTKAFADDGSITDEGRIEAGVLIELFGPGVVDVIGKLKAERTKRQNGEPSEVMDLLIGRNFWDRFKGFSNDPLQEAM